The following are encoded together in the Streptomyces rapamycinicus NRRL 5491 genome:
- a CDS encoding SAV2148 family HEPN domain-containing protein gives MSSGGLELPPGDGGPGGDGSTDAPPGAVSVVRPMEIGAELDWGAEAWSEVRTRARRAGRAYIWLNLVEQRLRAVVSAVLRPIYEPVHGEDWVIAAAGPAGQEWVQRAVAVREVSRRKGYLLDPADDNVVSFLTLPQLRELLVQHWPCFEPYLDDRREVELALDELEVSRNVVSRNRALSETVLAQAERASARLLEILGSGTGSPSADRLPIDAVEDLVGDRYADVVGVHSDRVRLQRQLPAEDLFGSARRLDAVGIGLNLLVQNYSGRRLVRLAESGCRARLLFLNPASSAVRRRERELGLKKGEMSRSVEMNILHMRRVRARLRDPDAFEIHVFDETPRFTAYLVNGDGADGLAVVQSYLRKARGMEAPVLVLRGGGRGREVVREGAAEEGEGGLFGTYREEFESVWADSRPVS, from the coding sequence GTGAGCTCGGGCGGGCTGGAGCTGCCCCCCGGTGACGGAGGTCCCGGGGGTGACGGCTCCACCGACGCACCTCCCGGCGCGGTGTCCGTGGTGCGGCCGATGGAGATCGGAGCGGAACTGGACTGGGGCGCCGAAGCCTGGAGCGAGGTGCGCACACGCGCACGCCGGGCCGGGCGGGCCTATATCTGGCTCAACCTCGTGGAACAGCGGCTGCGCGCCGTCGTCAGCGCCGTGCTGCGGCCCATCTACGAACCGGTCCACGGCGAGGACTGGGTCATCGCCGCCGCCGGCCCCGCCGGGCAGGAGTGGGTGCAGCGCGCGGTCGCCGTACGGGAGGTCAGCCGGCGCAAGGGCTATCTGCTCGACCCGGCCGACGACAATGTCGTCAGCTTCCTGACCCTGCCGCAGCTGCGGGAGCTCCTCGTCCAGCACTGGCCGTGCTTCGAGCCGTACCTCGACGACCGCCGTGAGGTGGAGCTGGCCCTGGACGAGCTGGAGGTCTCCCGCAATGTGGTCTCCCGCAACCGCGCCCTGTCCGAGACGGTCCTCGCCCAGGCCGAGCGGGCCTCCGCCCGGCTGCTGGAGATCCTCGGCAGCGGTACCGGCTCCCCCTCCGCCGACCGGCTGCCCATCGACGCCGTCGAGGACCTCGTAGGCGACCGCTACGCCGACGTCGTGGGCGTCCATTCCGACCGGGTGCGGCTCCAGCGCCAGCTGCCCGCCGAGGACCTCTTCGGCAGCGCCCGCCGCCTCGACGCCGTCGGCATCGGGCTCAACCTCCTGGTCCAGAACTACTCGGGCCGCCGGCTGGTCCGGCTGGCCGAATCCGGCTGCCGGGCCCGGCTGCTCTTCCTCAACCCGGCGAGCAGCGCGGTGCGGCGGCGGGAGCGCGAGCTCGGCCTGAAGAAGGGCGAGATGAGCCGCTCGGTGGAGATGAACATCCTCCATATGCGGCGGGTGCGGGCCCGGCTGCGGGACCCGGACGCGTTCGAGATCCATGTCTTCGACGAGACACCCCGCTTCACCGCCTACCTGGTCAACGGCGACGGCGCGGACGGCCTCGCCGTCGTCCAGTCGTATCTGCGCAAGGCCCGGGGCATGGAGGCCCCGGTCCTGGTGCTGCGCGGCGGCGGACGGGGCCGCGAGGTCGTCCGCGAGGGGGCGGCCGAGGAGGG
- a CDS encoding copper amine oxidase, protein MPDSRLRRARARVAAAIGASALLGTVAIAAGPVGSAQAAPRTAAAADCSAPYRIEQKLDGGTVWRMCWHYESKAGLVLDDVSYQPKGESAPIKVLTSAKLGQIHVPYDDGSNEYDDLTGQDFAQGLQQLDPAECPGGTIKTVRVPDAWDPDHPNVKGLCATTRARGHAYRMGEGGFGAGSENKVYQLQGKDLLLYTVNQVGWYEYITEWRFAGDGTMTMQVGATGTLSPMDYDAGDGRGWPIGKGAKDYATSHAHNVFWRLNFGLDGSPKSKVEQYDSKTTAASGRIPKTKTTRTKVTKELAGDAAAARWWRVVSAAGKNKDGHPRSYEIVPGHTTKYQGRSFTKHDVYFTEYNKCEQFASNNLRNCGAGAGKSVDKWVNGQTLKHPIVWVNIGFHHIARDEDQEPMPLHWQGFQLSPRDVTAMNPLTPPALSGHNGHTEEER, encoded by the coding sequence ATGCCTGACAGCAGGCTCCGCCGCGCCCGTGCCCGGGTCGCGGCGGCCATCGGCGCCTCGGCGCTGCTCGGCACCGTGGCGATCGCCGCCGGGCCGGTCGGCAGCGCCCAGGCGGCCCCGCGGACCGCTGCCGCGGCGGATTGCAGCGCCCCGTACAGAATCGAGCAGAAGCTCGACGGCGGCACCGTCTGGCGGATGTGCTGGCACTACGAGAGCAAGGCCGGTCTCGTGCTCGACGACGTCTCGTACCAGCCCAAGGGCGAAAGCGCCCCGATCAAGGTGCTGACCTCGGCGAAGCTGGGCCAGATCCATGTGCCCTACGACGACGGCAGCAATGAGTACGACGACCTCACCGGGCAGGACTTCGCCCAGGGGCTGCAGCAGCTGGATCCGGCCGAGTGCCCCGGCGGCACCATCAAGACCGTGCGGGTGCCCGACGCCTGGGACCCCGACCACCCGAATGTGAAGGGCCTGTGCGCCACCACCCGGGCCCGCGGCCACGCCTACCGCATGGGCGAGGGCGGCTTCGGGGCGGGCAGCGAGAACAAGGTCTACCAGCTCCAGGGCAAGGACCTGCTGCTCTACACCGTCAACCAGGTCGGCTGGTACGAGTACATCACCGAGTGGCGGTTCGCCGGTGACGGCACCATGACCATGCAGGTCGGCGCCACCGGCACGCTCTCCCCGATGGACTACGACGCGGGCGACGGCCGCGGCTGGCCCATCGGCAAGGGCGCCAAGGACTACGCCACCAGCCACGCGCACAACGTCTTCTGGCGGCTGAACTTCGGGCTGGACGGCTCGCCCAAGAGCAAGGTCGAGCAGTACGACTCCAAGACCACCGCGGCCTCCGGGCGGATCCCGAAGACCAAGACCACCCGCACCAAGGTCACCAAGGAGCTGGCGGGCGACGCGGCGGCGGCGCGGTGGTGGCGCGTGGTCAGCGCGGCGGGCAAGAACAAGGACGGCCATCCGCGCAGCTACGAGATCGTTCCCGGCCACACCACCAAGTACCAGGGGCGTAGTTTCACCAAACACGACGTCTACTTCACCGAGTACAACAAGTGTGAGCAGTTCGCCAGCAACAATCTGCGCAATTGCGGCGCCGGTGCCGGTAAGAGCGTCGACAAGTGGGTCAACGGGCAGACCCTCAAGCACCCCATCGTGTGGGTCAACATCGGGTTCCATCACATCGCCCGGGATGAGGACCAGGAGCCGATGCCGCTGCACTGGCAGGGCTTCCAGCTGTCCCCGCGGGACGTCACCGCTATGAATCCCCTCACGCCGCCTGCACTGTCCGGACACAACGGCCATACAGAAGAGGAACGTTGA
- a CDS encoding Tat pathway signal sequence domain protein has product MMHRHLGKVVAGAAVAITATAVMVGVTLPGSASGEEGSGGGPQSSSAEQGQAARQQPGVVEEAPEQGKTGSGRDPLTDDEMKRAQSLAAGRDFRMSSEDVKGAKGPERLSTDLAELSPEEVGAADPPRRAEVTYYDYKDDTYVTKTVDLGNGKVTGTDTQRGVQPPPNRDEVMEAARLLMADQLGEGLKKDFKDATGKALTRPDQLTVTGFVYRAGEGSNPGPASVQDCGKHRCVRLFTRVVNGPWIDARQMVVDLSAHKVSKLA; this is encoded by the coding sequence ATGATGCACCGCCACCTGGGCAAGGTGGTGGCCGGCGCGGCCGTGGCGATCACCGCCACGGCGGTCATGGTCGGGGTGACGCTCCCGGGGAGCGCGTCCGGCGAGGAGGGCTCGGGTGGGGGACCGCAGAGCTCCTCGGCGGAGCAGGGCCAGGCGGCCCGGCAGCAGCCCGGAGTGGTGGAAGAGGCGCCCGAGCAGGGCAAGACCGGCAGCGGCCGCGATCCGCTGACCGACGACGAGATGAAGCGCGCCCAGAGCCTCGCGGCCGGGCGCGACTTCCGTATGAGCAGCGAGGACGTCAAGGGCGCCAAGGGCCCCGAGCGGCTCTCCACCGACCTCGCGGAGCTGAGCCCCGAAGAGGTGGGGGCCGCCGACCCGCCGCGCCGCGCCGAGGTGACGTACTACGACTACAAGGACGACACCTACGTCACCAAGACGGTCGACCTCGGCAACGGCAAGGTCACCGGCACCGACACCCAGCGCGGGGTGCAGCCGCCGCCCAACCGCGACGAGGTGATGGAGGCCGCGCGGCTGCTGATGGCCGACCAGCTGGGCGAGGGGCTGAAGAAGGACTTCAAGGACGCCACCGGCAAGGCGCTGACCCGACCGGACCAGCTGACCGTCACCGGCTTCGTCTACCGCGCGGGCGAGGGCAGCAACCCCGGTCCGGCCTCGGTCCAGGACTGCGGCAAGCACCGCTGCGTACGGCTGTTCACCCGGGTGGTGAACGGTCCCTGGATCGACGCCCGGCAGATGGTGGTCGACCTGAGCGCCCACAAGGTCTCCAAGCTCGCCTGA